A region of Streptomyces deccanensis DNA encodes the following proteins:
- a CDS encoding cytochrome c oxidase subunit 3 codes for MSVVATATTVETGHAHPSVNRPNLTSVGTIIWLSSELMFFAALFAMYFTLRSVTGPEFWSEKADTLNFPFSATNTTILVLSSLTCQLGVFAAERGDVKKLRMWFIVTFVMGAIFIGGQVFEYTELVKHEGLSLSSDPYGSVFYLTTGFHGLHVTGGLIAFLLVLGRTYAAKRFTHEQATAAIVVSYYWHFVDVVWIGLFATIYMIK; via the coding sequence ATGTCGGTCGTGGCGACAGCAACGACAGTAGAAACCGGGCACGCGCACCCGTCGGTCAACCGGCCGAACCTCACCAGCGTCGGAACCATCATCTGGTTGAGTTCCGAGCTGATGTTCTTCGCGGCCCTCTTCGCGATGTACTTCACCCTGCGATCGGTGACCGGTCCGGAGTTCTGGTCGGAGAAGGCCGACACCCTGAACTTCCCGTTCTCGGCGACGAACACCACGATCCTGGTGCTCTCCTCCCTCACCTGCCAGCTCGGCGTGTTCGCCGCCGAGCGCGGGGACGTGAAGAAGCTCCGGATGTGGTTCATCGTCACGTTCGTGATGGGTGCGATCTTCATCGGCGGTCAGGTCTTCGAGTACACCGAGCTGGTCAAGCACGAGGGCCTGTCGCTCTCGTCAGACCCGTACGGCTCGGTCTTCTACCTGACCACCGGCTTCCACGGCCTGCACGTGACGGGCGGTCTCATCGCCTTCCTGCTGGTCCTCGGACGCACCTACGCGGCCAAGAGGTTCACCCACGAGCAGGCGACCGCGGCCATCGTCGTGTCCTACTACTGGCACTTCGTCGATGTCGTCTGGATCGGCCTCTTCGCCACGATCTACATGATCAAGTAG
- a CDS encoding cytochrome b, with protein MSTATTTGSRDKREKAPSGERVADWADGRLGIYSLAKANMRKIFPDHWSFMLGEICLYSFIIIILTGVYLTLFFHPSMNEVEYHGSYVPLQGQLMSEAFNSTMHISFEVRGGLLIRQIHHWAALVFLAGMFVHMMRVFFTGAFRKPREVNWLFGFLLFVLGMFTGFTGYSLPDDLLSGTGVRFMEGAVLSVPIVGTYLSFFLFGGEFPGGDFVARFYSVHILLLPGIMLGLMVAHLILVFYHKHTQYAGPGKTNNNVVGMPLLPVYMAKAGGFFFLVFGVIAIISAIATINPIWTMGPYRPDQVSTGAQPDWYMGFSEGLIRVMPGWEINFWGHTLVLGVFIPLVIFPLVLVAIAVYPFIESWVTGDKREHHILDRPRNAPTRTAFGVAWITWYMVLLIGGGNDLWATHFHLSINAITWFVRIAFFVAPVLAFIVTKRICLGLQRRDKDKILHGRETGIIKRLPHGEFIEVHEPLSQEQLHTLTAHEQYKPAEIGPAVDENGVARKVSRLEKVRVKLSKGYYGEDSQIAKPTVEEYKEITSGHGHH; from the coding sequence ATGAGCACTGCAACCACCACCGGTTCGCGCGACAAGCGCGAGAAGGCACCGTCCGGCGAGCGCGTCGCCGACTGGGCCGACGGCCGGCTCGGGATCTACTCCCTGGCCAAGGCCAACATGCGCAAGATCTTCCCCGACCACTGGTCGTTCATGCTGGGTGAGATCTGCCTGTACAGCTTCATCATCATCATCCTCACGGGTGTGTACCTGACGCTGTTCTTCCACCCGTCGATGAACGAGGTGGAGTACCACGGCAGCTACGTCCCGCTGCAGGGCCAGCTGATGTCCGAGGCGTTCAACTCGACCATGCACATCTCCTTCGAGGTGCGCGGTGGTCTGCTGATCCGGCAGATCCACCACTGGGCCGCGTTGGTCTTCCTCGCCGGCATGTTCGTGCACATGATGCGCGTGTTCTTCACCGGCGCGTTCCGCAAGCCGCGTGAGGTCAACTGGCTGTTCGGCTTCCTGCTGTTCGTCCTCGGCATGTTCACCGGCTTCACCGGTTACTCGCTCCCGGACGACCTGCTCTCCGGCACCGGTGTCCGCTTCATGGAGGGCGCGGTCCTGTCCGTGCCGATCGTCGGCACGTACCTGTCGTTCTTCCTCTTCGGCGGGGAGTTCCCGGGCGGCGACTTCGTGGCCCGCTTCTACTCGGTCCACATCCTGCTGCTGCCGGGCATCATGCTCGGCCTGATGGTGGCCCACCTGATCCTGGTCTTCTACCACAAGCACACCCAGTACGCGGGCCCCGGCAAGACGAACAACAACGTCGTCGGCATGCCGCTGCTCCCCGTGTACATGGCGAAGGCCGGCGGCTTCTTCTTCCTGGTCTTCGGTGTCATCGCGATCATCTCGGCGATCGCCACGATCAACCCGATCTGGACCATGGGCCCCTACCGGCCCGACCAGGTCTCCACCGGCGCGCAGCCCGACTGGTACATGGGCTTCTCCGAGGGTCTGATCCGTGTCATGCCGGGCTGGGAGATCAACTTCTGGGGTCACACGCTCGTCCTGGGTGTGTTCATCCCGCTGGTGATCTTCCCGCTGGTCCTGGTCGCGATCGCGGTCTACCCGTTCATCGAGTCCTGGGTCACCGGCGACAAGCGCGAGCACCACATCCTGGACCGCCCGCGCAACGCCCCGACCCGTACGGCCTTCGGTGTCGCGTGGATCACCTGGTACATGGTCCTGCTGATCGGTGGTGGAAACGACCTCTGGGCGACCCACTTCCACCTGTCGATCAACGCCATCACCTGGTTCGTCCGGATCGCGTTCTTCGTGGCCCCGGTCCTCGCGTTCATCGTCACCAAGCGCATCTGCCTCGGCCTGCAGCGCCGGGACAAGGACAAGATCCTGCACGGTCGCGAGACCGGCATCATCAAGCGCCTGCCGCACGGTGAGTTCATCGAGGTCCACGAGCCGCTCAGCCAGGAGCAGCTGCACACGCTCACGGCGCACGAGCAGTACAAGCCGGCCGAGATCGGCCCCGCGGTCGACGAGAACGGTGTCGCCCGCAAGGTGTCGCGCCTGGAGAAGGTCCGCGTCAAGCTGAGCAAGGGCTACTACGGCGAGGACAGCCAGATCGCCAAGCCCACCGTCGAGGAGTACAAGGAGATCACGAGCGGCCACGGCCACCACTGA
- a CDS encoding glycerate kinase has product MLNRVAVAPSGFKESLSAEAAAEAIAEGVRRVLPDAEVDLIPLVDGGEGTAAALAAATGGRLVPLHATGPVGEPVETHFALIGSHDPATTGTAVVEMAAVAGLSLVPPALRDPGATTTYGVGELIRAALDRGARRILVGCGDSGTSDGGAGALQALGARLLDADGAELPPGGRELRRLHRLDPTGLDPRLAGVELLVACNPFNVLCGERGVARVFGPQKGATPAQVEELSSALENWAYVLTRDLPGSPAGIDLRHGPGTGASGGLGAGLAALGARLLPRFEVLLGHLDLDARLARADLVITAEGALDHQTPRGKVPAEVARRAKLHARPVLALAGTLGEGAHEVPGVDAYTGILPAPMALAEAMVRASELLTDATERALRMIVLGARVTADSRGTSGSPRVDHTAGTQRPSSVR; this is encoded by the coding sequence ATGTTGAACCGAGTAGCCGTGGCCCCCAGTGGCTTCAAGGAGTCCCTGTCCGCCGAGGCCGCCGCCGAGGCCATCGCGGAAGGTGTCCGCCGGGTGCTGCCCGACGCGGAGGTGGACCTCATCCCCCTGGTGGACGGCGGCGAGGGCACGGCCGCCGCGCTGGCCGCCGCCACCGGGGGCCGTCTGGTCCCCCTGCACGCCACGGGCCCGGTCGGCGAACCGGTCGAGACCCACTTCGCCCTGATCGGTTCCCACGACCCGGCGACCACGGGGACGGCCGTGGTGGAGATGGCCGCCGTCGCGGGCCTCTCCCTCGTCCCGCCCGCGCTGCGCGACCCCGGCGCGACGACCACGTACGGCGTCGGCGAGCTGATCCGTGCCGCGCTCGACAGGGGCGCCCGGCGGATCCTGGTCGGCTGCGGCGACTCCGGTACGTCGGACGGCGGGGCCGGCGCCCTCCAGGCGCTGGGCGCACGACTCCTGGACGCGGACGGCGCCGAACTACCGCCAGGAGGACGGGAGTTGCGGCGTCTGCACCGGCTCGACCCGACCGGGCTCGACCCCCGCCTCGCGGGCGTGGAGCTGCTCGTCGCCTGCAACCCGTTCAACGTGCTGTGCGGTGAACGGGGAGTCGCCAGGGTCTTCGGCCCGCAGAAGGGGGCCACACCGGCACAGGTCGAGGAGTTGTCCTCGGCCCTGGAGAACTGGGCGTACGTCCTCACCCGGGACCTGCCCGGCAGCCCGGCCGGCATCGACCTCCGGCACGGCCCCGGCACCGGCGCCTCCGGTGGTCTCGGGGCCGGACTCGCCGCCCTGGGCGCCCGGTTGCTCCCCCGCTTCGAGGTGCTGCTGGGCCACCTGGACCTCGACGCCCGGCTCGCCCGCGCCGACCTGGTCATCACCGCCGAGGGCGCCCTCGACCACCAGACACCGCGCGGCAAGGTCCCCGCCGAGGTGGCCCGCCGCGCCAAGCTGCACGCCCGCCCGGTCCTCGCCCTCGCGGGCACCCTCGGCGAGGGCGCGCACGAGGTGCCCGGCGTGGACGCGTACACCGGCATCCTGCCCGCGCCGATGGCCCTCGCCGAGGCCATGGTCCGCGCGAGCGAACTCCTCACGGACGCCACGGAACGGGCCCTCAGGATGATCGTGCTGGGCGCACGGGTGACGGCCGACAGCAGAGGCACATCGGGGTCACCCCGCGTCGATCACACGGCCGGGACACAACGCCCGTCCTCCGTGCGGTAG
- a CDS encoding c-type cytochrome has translation MKKLSARRRHPLAALVVLTIALAACAGLYTAFAPADKAVAEETAQTLTIEEGKKLYAVGCASCHGTGGQGTSDGPSLVGVGAAAVDFQVGTGRMPAQQPGAQVPKKPVVYSQAEIDQLAAYISSLGAGPEIPTENEYNPEGADIAEGGELFRTNCAQCHNFTGKGGALSEGKYAPSLEGVDPKHIYEAMQTGPQNMPSFPDTTLSEENKKDIIAYLDAVNSDDTVEPGGLSLGGLGPVSEGLFGWVFGLGALIAVAVWVAARTAKAKKS, from the coding sequence GTGAAAAAGCTCTCCGCACGACGACGCCATCCGCTGGCGGCGCTCGTCGTCCTAACCATCGCGCTGGCGGCCTGCGCGGGGCTGTACACCGCCTTCGCGCCCGCGGACAAGGCGGTGGCCGAAGAAACCGCGCAGACCCTCACCATCGAGGAGGGCAAGAAGCTCTACGCCGTCGGCTGCGCGAGTTGCCACGGCACCGGCGGTCAGGGCACCTCCGACGGTCCGTCCCTGGTGGGTGTGGGCGCGGCGGCCGTCGACTTCCAGGTCGGCACCGGCCGTATGCCGGCCCAGCAGCCGGGCGCGCAGGTCCCGAAGAAGCCGGTCGTCTATTCGCAGGCCGAGATCGACCAGCTCGCGGCGTACATCTCCTCCCTGGGCGCCGGCCCGGAGATCCCGACCGAGAACGAGTACAACCCCGAGGGCGCGGACATCGCCGAGGGCGGCGAGCTGTTCCGCACCAACTGCGCTCAGTGCCACAACTTCACCGGCAAGGGTGGTGCGCTGTCCGAGGGCAAGTACGCGCCGTCCCTTGAGGGTGTCGACCCGAAGCACATCTACGAGGCCATGCAGACGGGCCCGCAGAACATGCCGTCCTTCCCCGACACCACGCTGTCGGAGGAGAACAAGAAGGACATCATCGCGTACCTCGACGCGGTCAACAGCGACGACACCGTGGAGCCCGGTGGCCTCAGCCTCGGCGGGCTCGGCCCGGTCAGCGAAGGCCTCTTCGGCTGGGTGTTCGGGCTCGGCGCGCTGATCGCCGTCGCCGTCTGGGTCGCCGCTCGGACCGCAAAGGCCAAGAAGTCATGA
- a CDS encoding ubiquinol-cytochrome c reductase iron-sulfur subunit, with amino-acid sequence MSSQEIPEENLPTEQDAHGAVKVADEENPFADPGLPPHEHRIQDIDERAAKRSERTVALLFTVSMLATVAFIASYLVIDVDKSIYVWPIGHISALNFALGMTLGLSLFCIGAGAVHWARTLMSDVEVADERHPIEASPEVKAKVLADFKQGAKESALGRRKLIRTTMFGALTLFPLSGVFLLGGLGPAPGTKLRHTTWAKGKKLVNMNTMEPLRPSDVAVGSLTFAMPDGLDEHQHDFQKNIAKDALMIVRIQPDDIKDKRELEWSHEGIVAFSKICTHVGCPISLYEQQTHHVLCPCHQSTFDLADGGRVIFGPAGHALPQLRITVGEDGYLQAVGDFEEPVGPAFWERG; translated from the coding sequence ATGAGTAGCCAAGAGATTCCAGAAGAGAACCTGCCCACCGAGCAGGACGCGCACGGCGCGGTGAAGGTCGCGGACGAGGAGAACCCCTTCGCGGACCCCGGCCTGCCGCCCCACGAGCACCGGATCCAGGACATCGACGAGCGGGCCGCCAAGCGGTCCGAGCGCACGGTCGCCCTGCTGTTCACGGTGTCGATGCTGGCCACCGTCGCCTTCATCGCCTCGTACCTGGTGATCGACGTCGACAAGTCGATCTACGTCTGGCCGATCGGCCACATCAGCGCGCTGAACTTCGCGCTGGGCATGACGCTGGGCCTGTCGCTGTTCTGCATCGGCGCCGGCGCGGTCCACTGGGCCCGCACGCTGATGTCGGACGTGGAGGTCGCCGACGAGCGTCACCCGATCGAGGCCTCGCCCGAGGTCAAGGCGAAGGTCCTGGCCGACTTCAAGCAGGGTGCCAAGGAGTCCGCGCTCGGTCGCCGCAAGCTGATCCGCACCACGATGTTCGGCGCGCTGACCCTGTTCCCGCTCTCCGGTGTCTTCCTGCTCGGCGGCCTCGGCCCCGCGCCCGGCACCAAGCTGCGGCACACCACCTGGGCCAAGGGCAAGAAGCTCGTCAACATGAACACCATGGAGCCGCTGCGCCCCTCGGACGTCGCGGTCGGGTCGCTGACCTTCGCCATGCCGGACGGCCTGGACGAGCACCAGCACGACTTCCAGAAGAACATCGCCAAGGACGCCCTGATGATCGTCCGGATCCAGCCGGACGACATCAAGGACAAGCGCGAGCTGGAGTGGTCCCACGAGGGCATCGTGGCGTTCTCGAAGATCTGCACCCACGTCGGTTGCCCGATCTCCCTGTACGAGCAGCAGACGCATCACGTGCTCTGCCCCTGTCACCAGTCCACCTTCGACCTCGCCGACGGCGGCCGGGTCATCTTCGGCCCCGCGGGTCACGCCCTTCCGCAGCTGAGGATCACCGTCGGCGAAGACGGCTACCTCCAAGCGGTCGGCGACTTCGAAGAGCCCGTCGGTCCTGCCTTCTGGGAGCGCGGATGA
- the trpD gene encoding anthranilate phosphoribosyltransferase encodes MSAVTPAGGDTAAGRSWPAVLNALLSGQDQDAGATFWAMDQIMRGEATDAQIAGFVVALRAKGETVEEITGLVEALYEHAKVIEVSGKTVDIVGTGGDGAKTVNISTMSSIVVAGTGAKVVKHGNRAASSASGASDVLEKLGVNLELTPQRVAEVAEEAGITFCFAVKFHPALRHVAAARGQLGIRTVFNALGPLANPAKVRAQAVGVADPRMAPIMAGVFAERGNSSLVFRGDDGLDELTTTATSRVWVVRDGKVTEESFDPRDVGLELVPVEALRGADASYNADVARRLLAGETGPVRDAVLLNSAAALVALEPTSAPLAEQLRGGMAKAAESIDSGAARGVLERWVAATNR; translated from the coding sequence ATGAGCGCTGTGACCCCCGCTGGAGGCGACACCGCGGCGGGCCGTTCCTGGCCCGCCGTGCTGAACGCGCTGCTGTCCGGGCAGGACCAGGACGCCGGCGCCACCTTCTGGGCGATGGACCAGATCATGCGCGGCGAGGCGACGGACGCGCAGATCGCCGGGTTCGTGGTGGCCCTGCGGGCCAAGGGGGAGACCGTCGAGGAGATCACCGGTCTCGTCGAGGCACTGTACGAGCACGCCAAGGTGATCGAGGTGTCCGGGAAGACCGTCGACATCGTCGGCACCGGCGGGGACGGCGCCAAGACGGTCAACATCTCCACGATGTCGTCGATCGTCGTCGCCGGCACCGGCGCGAAGGTCGTCAAGCACGGCAACCGGGCCGCGTCGTCGGCGTCCGGGGCGTCCGACGTGCTGGAGAAGCTCGGCGTCAATCTGGAGCTGACGCCGCAGCGGGTGGCCGAGGTCGCCGAGGAGGCCGGGATCACCTTCTGCTTCGCGGTGAAGTTCCATCCGGCGCTGCGCCATGTGGCGGCCGCGCGTGGGCAGTTGGGCATCAGGACCGTCTTCAACGCGCTCGGGCCGCTGGCCAACCCGGCGAAGGTGCGGGCCCAGGCGGTCGGTGTGGCCGACCCCCGGATGGCGCCGATCATGGCCGGTGTCTTCGCCGAGCGCGGGAACTCCTCCCTGGTCTTCCGCGGTGACGACGGGCTGGACGAGCTGACCACCACGGCGACCTCGCGGGTGTGGGTCGTGCGGGACGGCAAGGTGACCGAAGAGAGCTTCGACCCGCGTGACGTGGGCTTGGAGCTGGTGCCGGTGGAGGCGTTGCGGGGGGCAGACGCGTCCTACAACGCGGATGTCGCGCGGCGACTGCTGGCCGGGGAGACCGGTCCCGTACGGGACGCGGTGCTGCTCAACTCGGCGGCGGCGCTGGTGGCGCTGGAGCCGACGTCCGCGCCGCTGGCGGAGCAGTTGCGGGGTGGAATGGCCAAGGCCGCGGAGTCGATCGATTCCGGGGCGGCGCGTGGGGTTCTCGAGCGGTGGGTCGCTGCGACGAATCGGTAG
- a CDS encoding aminotransferase class V-fold PLP-dependent enzyme produces the protein MSVSTLAAAQSVCAPLPVLGRDVTVPLVTGGEVTYAALDYAASAPALQRVWDDVAAYAPYYGSVHRGAGYLSQLSTDLFENARRTVAEFLDCRAEDQVVFTRSTTDSLNLLAAALPADCQVFVFETEHHASLLPWRDARVTYLDAPRTPEQAVTTLETALAGRDPHGPALVCVTGASNVTGEIWPVRELAAAAHAHGARIVLDAAQLAPHHPLSVQELDVDWVAFSGHKLYAPFGSGVLAGRADWLATAEPYLAGGGASRKVTRRTDGGIDVEWHETAARHEAGSPNVIGAYSIASACKALTEAGFDTLVARERHLIDTVRAGLAEVPEVRILSLFGDDAPRVGVISFVVEGWNSSHFAAALSAEYGIGLRDGLFCAHPLVRTLLGSDPQTQGECGAPEAAPGERSLNAIRVSFGAGTPDEHVERFVGAVKELVRDGAKWNYRTEDGRCVPAV, from the coding sequence ATGTCTGTCTCCACCCTTGCCGCCGCCCAGTCCGTTTGTGCCCCTCTGCCCGTTCTGGGCCGGGATGTCACCGTCCCGCTCGTCACCGGCGGCGAGGTCACCTACGCCGCACTCGACTACGCGGCCAGCGCCCCCGCGCTGCAGCGGGTGTGGGACGACGTGGCGGCGTACGCGCCCTACTACGGCAGCGTCCACCGAGGCGCCGGCTACCTCTCCCAGCTGTCGACCGACCTCTTCGAGAACGCCCGCAGGACCGTCGCGGAGTTCCTCGACTGCCGGGCCGAGGACCAGGTCGTGTTCACCCGGTCCACCACCGACTCGCTGAACCTCCTGGCCGCCGCCCTCCCCGCCGACTGCCAGGTCTTCGTCTTCGAGACCGAGCACCACGCCTCGCTGCTGCCCTGGCGCGACGCGCGGGTGACGTACCTGGACGCTCCCCGGACGCCGGAGCAGGCCGTCACCACGCTGGAGACCGCGCTCGCGGGACGCGACCCGCACGGGCCCGCGCTGGTCTGCGTCACCGGCGCCTCCAACGTCACCGGCGAGATCTGGCCGGTGCGTGAGCTGGCCGCCGCCGCGCACGCGCACGGCGCTCGGATCGTCCTCGACGCCGCCCAGCTGGCGCCTCACCACCCGCTGTCCGTACAGGAGTTGGACGTCGACTGGGTCGCGTTCTCCGGCCACAAGCTGTACGCGCCCTTCGGCTCGGGCGTCCTGGCCGGCCGCGCCGACTGGCTCGCCACGGCCGAGCCGTACCTCGCCGGCGGCGGTGCCTCCCGCAAGGTGACTCGGCGCACCGACGGCGGCATCGACGTCGAGTGGCACGAGACCGCCGCCCGGCACGAGGCCGGTTCGCCCAACGTCATCGGCGCCTACTCCATCGCCTCCGCCTGCAAGGCCCTCACCGAGGCGGGGTTCGACACGCTGGTCGCCCGGGAGCGGCACCTGATCGACACCGTGCGCGCCGGGCTCGCCGAGGTGCCCGAGGTGCGGATCCTCTCGCTCTTCGGGGACGACGCCCCGCGCGTCGGTGTCATCTCCTTCGTCGTCGAGGGCTGGAACAGCTCCCACTTCGCTGCCGCGCTCTCCGCCGAGTACGGCATCGGCCTACGCGACGGCCTGTTCTGCGCCCACCCCCTCGTCCGCACCCTCCTCGGCAGCGACCCGCAGACGCAGGGCGAGTGCGGCGCCCCCGAGGCCGCGCCCGGCGAGCGGTCCCTCAACGCGATCCGGGTGAGCTTCGGCGCGGGCACCCCCGACGAGCACGTGGAGCGGTTCGTCGGCGCGGTCAAGGAGCTCGTACGGGACGGCGCGAAGTGGAACTACCGCACGGAGGACGGGCGTTGTGTCCCGGCCGTGTGA
- a CDS encoding response regulator transcription factor, translating into MNRILIVEDEERIASFVEKGLRAGGFTTTVVGDGDTAYEYALTGGFDLIVLDIGLPGRDGFTVLRELREARVTVPVIVLTARDSVRDTVAGLEGGADDWMTKPFRFEELLARVRLRLRTAARTPEVTMLRSGELTLDLRTRRARAGDRLVDLTAREFVLLELFLRNPGQVLSREQILSHVWGYDFDPGSNIVDVYVRALRKKLGAGQLETVRGMGYRLPTAAPR; encoded by the coding sequence GTGAACCGCATCCTCATCGTCGAGGACGAGGAACGCATCGCCTCGTTCGTGGAGAAGGGCCTGCGCGCGGGCGGCTTCACCACGACCGTGGTCGGCGACGGCGACACGGCCTACGAGTACGCCCTCACCGGCGGCTTCGACCTGATCGTCCTCGACATCGGGCTCCCCGGCCGCGACGGCTTCACCGTCCTGCGCGAACTGCGCGAGGCCCGGGTGACCGTCCCGGTGATCGTGCTGACCGCCCGCGACTCCGTACGCGACACCGTGGCCGGCCTGGAGGGCGGCGCCGACGACTGGATGACCAAGCCGTTCCGCTTCGAGGAACTGCTCGCCCGGGTCCGGCTCCGGCTGCGCACGGCGGCACGGACGCCCGAGGTGACGATGCTGCGCAGCGGCGAACTGACCCTGGACCTGCGGACCCGGCGGGCGAGGGCCGGGGACCGCCTGGTGGACCTGACCGCACGGGAGTTCGTCCTCCTGGAGCTGTTCCTGCGCAACCCCGGCCAGGTCCTGTCCCGGGAGCAGATCCTGTCCCACGTGTGGGGCTACGACTTCGACCCGGGTTCGAACATCGTGGACGTGTACGTGCGGGCACTGCGCAAGAAGCTCGGGGCAGGGCAGTTGGAGACGGTGAGGGGCATGGGCTACCGGCTGCCGACAGCCGCGCCCCGATAG
- a CDS encoding SLC13 family permease, which translates to MTLNLRLATTLCVALSLCALLVVPGNFPGLGGDARLTLAVFALATAAWIGTPIDDTYIALGAGLALTVTGVISDDTLFRTLGDDTVWLLICAFVLAAAVTRTGLAGRAAAFLVSGARTVRQLTHLTTAALVVTAFAVPATSGRAALALPVFLALAKALADRRRLVVMLALLFPTVILLSAVATLIGAGAHLITVSVLWEATGDRIGFTEWLLLGLPLAIVSSHLAAEAVLLTTTRREDRRGPVRITAEEIQRHSEQPVTGPWSPAESRCALLLATVVVLWCSEPLHRVSPAVVALIGAVVASSPALGTVRLKDALRTVPWSMLLFMAATMAMGIALSDSGAAKWLVSGLPPGLAPPLFLVVVVVLSTAAHLVLQSRSARSSVLVPLVVAAAVGAGVNPVAAALASTAAAGFCHTLPASAKPVALFADLPGTPTYTPRDLLRLSAVLAPLTAALVVLFAVAVWPLVGVPLVP; encoded by the coding sequence GTGACCCTGAACCTCCGCCTGGCCACCACCCTCTGCGTAGCCCTCTCCCTCTGCGCCCTACTCGTCGTCCCCGGCAACTTCCCGGGCCTGGGCGGAGACGCCCGCCTCACCCTCGCGGTGTTCGCACTGGCGACGGCCGCCTGGATCGGCACCCCCATCGACGACACCTACATAGCCCTGGGCGCCGGGCTCGCCCTCACCGTCACCGGGGTCATCAGCGACGACACCCTCTTCCGCACCCTCGGCGACGACACCGTATGGCTGCTGATCTGCGCGTTCGTCCTGGCCGCGGCGGTGACCCGGACGGGCCTCGCGGGAAGGGCCGCGGCCTTCCTCGTCAGCGGCGCGCGCACCGTACGGCAGCTGACGCACCTGACGACGGCGGCGCTCGTCGTGACCGCGTTCGCCGTGCCCGCCACCTCGGGTCGCGCCGCACTCGCGCTGCCCGTGTTCCTGGCCCTCGCCAAGGCGCTGGCCGACCGGAGACGACTGGTCGTGATGCTCGCGCTGTTGTTTCCGACCGTGATTCTGCTGTCCGCGGTGGCGACCCTGATCGGTGCGGGAGCGCATCTGATCACCGTGTCGGTGCTGTGGGAGGCGACGGGCGACCGGATCGGTTTCACCGAGTGGCTGCTGCTGGGCCTGCCGCTGGCGATCGTGTCGTCCCATCTCGCGGCCGAGGCAGTCCTGTTGACGACGACCCGACGCGAGGACCGCCGCGGCCCCGTGCGGATCACGGCGGAGGAGATCCAGCGGCACAGCGAGCAGCCGGTGACGGGCCCCTGGTCCCCCGCCGAGTCGCGCTGTGCCCTGCTGCTGGCCACGGTCGTGGTCCTGTGGTGCAGCGAGCCGCTGCACCGGGTGTCCCCGGCCGTGGTCGCGCTGATCGGGGCGGTCGTCGCGTCCTCCCCGGCCCTCGGCACCGTACGGCTGAAGGACGCGCTGCGGACCGTGCCCTGGTCGATGCTGCTCTTCATGGCCGCGACGATGGCGATGGGCATCGCGCTCAGCGACTCGGGAGCGGCGAAGTGGCTGGTCTCGGGGCTGCCCCCGGGGCTCGCACCGCCGCTCTTCCTGGTCGTGGTCGTGGTGCTGAGCACGGCCGCCCATCTGGTGCTGCAGTCGCGGTCGGCACGATCGTCGGTGCTGGTCCCGCTGGTGGTCGCGGCGGCCGTGGGGGCCGGGGTCAACCCGGTCGCCGCCGCGCTCGCCTCCACCGCCGCGGCCGGCTTCTGCCACACCCTCCCGGCCTCCGCGAAGCCGGTCGCCCTCTTCGCCGACCTCCCCGGCACACCCACCTACACCCCTCGTGACCTGCTCCGCCTCTCCGCCGTCCTGGCGCCGCTGACCGCCGCCCTGGTCGTGCTCTTCGCGGTCGCCGTGTGGCCGCTGGTGGGCGTCCCGCTCGTCCCGTAA